A single window of Methylacidimicrobium sp. AP8 DNA harbors:
- a CDS encoding cytochrome c, which translates to MRTFLLFIACLVFAVVSVTGFRGTKTTRSPIEIFPDMVRQAKVKEQAPSLFFPDGRASRYPVAGTVPTVDPVDRPYLSTGMIGDYWGDGIPIPVNAETMKKGKERFEIFCSACHGATGMGNGIATQYGLVGVPNYHSDHTRQMPDGQIFYVITHGQGLMLGYGANLSVEERWAIVAYIRALQLSQNATLADVPIAERPALEGK; encoded by the coding sequence ATGCGCACCTTCCTCTTGTTCATCGCCTGCCTGGTCTTTGCGGTCGTCAGCGTGACCGGGTTCCGCGGCACCAAGACGACGCGGAGCCCGATCGAGATCTTTCCCGACATGGTGCGACAGGCCAAAGTAAAGGAGCAGGCCCCGAGCCTCTTCTTCCCGGACGGCCGGGCGAGCCGGTATCCCGTCGCGGGCACGGTGCCGACCGTTGATCCGGTCGATCGTCCTTACCTGAGCACCGGAATGATTGGCGATTACTGGGGCGATGGCATCCCCATTCCCGTGAACGCCGAAACCATGAAGAAGGGGAAGGAACGCTTCGAGATCTTTTGCAGCGCCTGCCACGGGGCGACCGGAATGGGAAACGGCATTGCGACCCAGTACGGGCTTGTCGGAGTGCCGAACTATCATTCCGACCACACCCGGCAGATGCCTGACGGCCAGATCTTCTATGTCATCACCCATGGCCAGGGGCTGATGCTGGGGTACGGTGCCAACCTGAGCGTGGAAGAGCGCTGGGCTATCGTCGCCTATATCCGAGCCTTGCAACTCAGTCAGAATGCAACGCTTGCCGATGTTCCTATCGCGGAACGGCCGGCTCTCGAGGGGAAATAG
- a CDS encoding cbb3-type cytochrome c oxidase subunit II → MRGAKGVLLGILLATGMGWLLFVWLPLTKLGGASPGGAPFGRAAVGGRIYAANGCASCHTQVVRPANLGSDIARGWGSRRTIPSDYREDHIVPLGVLRLGPDLADVGERRTDARWYYRLLYDPRTIFPGSLMPSYRYLYARVPLLGTPLPDALPLSGRNAPAPGFQVVPRPEARALVTYLLSLKRTPPAGTHNTQ, encoded by the coding sequence GTGAGGGGAGCCAAAGGGGTGCTCTTAGGGATCCTCCTGGCGACAGGAATGGGGTGGCTGCTTTTTGTTTGGCTGCCCCTGACGAAGCTCGGAGGGGCCTCCCCGGGCGGCGCGCCCTTCGGGCGGGCCGCTGTGGGCGGGCGGATCTACGCGGCCAACGGGTGCGCCTCCTGCCATACCCAGGTGGTTCGGCCGGCGAACCTCGGATCCGATATCGCCCGCGGCTGGGGCTCCCGCCGGACGATCCCCTCGGATTACCGGGAGGATCACATCGTCCCGCTGGGGGTGCTCCGTCTCGGACCGGACCTGGCCGACGTGGGAGAGCGCCGGACCGATGCCCGCTGGTATTACCGGCTTTTGTACGATCCGCGGACGATCTTCCCGGGCTCACTCATGCCGTCCTACCGGTACCTGTACGCGCGTGTGCCCCTGCTGGGGACCCCACTGCCCGATGCCTTGCCCCTTTCCGGACGGAATGCCCCTGCGCCGGGATTTCAGGTGGTGCCGAGGCCGGAGGCGCGGGCGCTGGTGACGTACCTGCTCTCCCTTAAGAGAACACCGCCAGCCGGCACGCACAACACCCAATGA
- a CDS encoding cbb3-type cytochrome c oxidase subunit I produces MAESSESGETPVKSLRGDGASSLRVPILGLMIPAAVWLWAASVLALLGSLKLVDPRFLGTWGWLSFGRISPAAFLGFVYGFGVPMGLSAALWAVTKGGKLPLLGERWFLASSFLWNFGLWSGITGVLAGESRSLSWLGLPAFSLPSLGMAYLLSAGWLVATLVCRWEETSLASRFLLLGLVWIPWAGGAAVLVLHEPAARGVAMGSLEWWFNDGLLYAGLGAFALGAVYLLVPDYLGRPVAFAGLGRCAFWAWAVLANLAGMAHLVGGPFPLWIVSSGVSSRFLLWVAAVAIGLGFWEAARRAPSPKKGQGRAGWDFLRFGMVAFLAASGLGALLALPTWSRYVHYTVLEEAQLTLFLYGFLGMTFFALLYAVLPRVLGRPWPSPGLAKAHFLLSSYGISFLVGLLAVGGLFQGFALDDAELPIHEVILSLLPFLRSAAAPALALLAAHAVFGLHLLWLLVESGANPSPENPAGFSGAAIEGARMP; encoded by the coding sequence ATGGCGGAATCTTCGGAATCGGGCGAAACGCCGGTGAAGTCTCTGCGCGGGGACGGGGCATCGTCCTTGCGCGTCCCTATCCTGGGACTGATGATTCCGGCCGCCGTCTGGCTCTGGGCGGCCAGCGTCCTAGCGCTGCTCGGCAGCCTCAAGCTCGTCGATCCCCGCTTTCTGGGCACCTGGGGTTGGCTCAGCTTCGGGAGGATCAGCCCGGCAGCTTTCTTAGGCTTCGTCTACGGATTCGGCGTCCCCATGGGACTCTCTGCGGCGCTCTGGGCCGTCACGAAGGGCGGGAAGCTTCCCCTCCTGGGCGAGCGATGGTTCCTTGCCTCGTCTTTCCTCTGGAATTTCGGATTGTGGAGCGGGATCACCGGAGTATTGGCCGGAGAGAGCCGCTCTCTCTCCTGGCTCGGATTGCCGGCATTTTCCCTGCCTTCGCTCGGGATGGCCTATCTGCTTTCCGCGGGCTGGCTGGTCGCCACCTTGGTGTGCCGGTGGGAGGAAACCTCGCTCGCGTCCCGATTTCTGCTCCTAGGTCTGGTCTGGATTCCGTGGGCGGGAGGCGCGGCGGTGCTCGTGCTGCACGAGCCGGCGGCGCGCGGGGTGGCGATGGGATCGCTCGAGTGGTGGTTTAACGACGGGCTGCTCTATGCGGGTCTGGGAGCCTTTGCGCTCGGGGCGGTCTATCTGCTCGTCCCGGACTATCTCGGTCGACCGGTGGCATTCGCGGGGCTGGGCCGCTGCGCCTTCTGGGCTTGGGCGGTTCTCGCGAATCTGGCCGGCATGGCTCATCTGGTGGGGGGGCCGTTTCCACTCTGGATAGTGTCATCGGGGGTCTCTTCCCGTTTTCTGCTGTGGGTGGCGGCGGTCGCGATTGGCTTAGGCTTTTGGGAGGCGGCACGCCGGGCGCCGTCCCCGAAGAAAGGGCAGGGGAGGGCCGGCTGGGATTTCCTGAGATTCGGCATGGTGGCTTTCCTGGCGGCTTCGGGGCTCGGGGCGCTGCTTGCCCTTCCGACTTGGAGCCGCTACGTCCACTATACTGTCCTGGAAGAAGCGCAGCTGACACTCTTCCTTTACGGTTTTTTGGGCATGACCTTTTTTGCTCTGCTCTACGCCGTCTTGCCGCGGGTGCTCGGCAGGCCCTGGCCTTCCCCGGGACTGGCGAAGGCGCATTTTTTGTTGAGCAGCTACGGGATCAGCTTTCTGGTCGGCTTATTGGCCGTCGGCGGGCTCTTTCAAGGGTTTGCCCTCGATGACGCCGAGCTTCCCATCCATGAGGTGATCCTTTCCCTTCTTCCCTTCCTGCGGAGCGCAGCGGCTCCGGCGCTCGCGTTGCTGGCGGCCCATGCGGTCTTCGGCCTCCATCTCCTGTGGCTCCTTGTCGAAAGTGGAGCGAATCCGAGCCCGGAAAATCCCGCGGGCTTTTCCGGCGCGGCGATCGAAGGAGCGCGAATGCCGTGA
- a CDS encoding quinol:electron acceptor oxidoreductase subunit ActD, whose amino-acid sequence MKMPKVENTIDRAESGRAMLARPELVLNGRDASWVNDAVCSVLEKPAPLWWWLGAVAFGLLAGAVPLVVVYFISTGLGVWGLQSPVFWGIAILNFVFWIEIGHAGTLISAILLFTRQRWRNSVNRAAEAMTIFAVLCAAVFPLFHIGRQWMFWYMVPVPESYAVWQNFRAPLLWDEFAVGTYFTVSCLFWYFGLLPDIASLRDRATTLWKKRLYHVLCWGWTGSLRAWHHYEAGYLCLAGVVSVLVISVASVVSTDFATTLVPGWHTTIFPPDFITGAIFSGFAMIVTLMVPLRAAYPQLKDMITEKHLDNMAKILLATGSLVGYSYLIELFMAWYGANPFERYTFWNRITGPDASTYFFMFGFNVVLPQIFWFRRCRIQPWILWTASILINVGMWFERYSIIIVSLERDFLPSSWRHYLPTWVDWGLFFGSVGLFFFLFLLFLRVLPAISIAEIKTLLSGPRRRRIPEPEPRQAMRPPRGEIYGLGAEFSSEEELRRASEETRRKGYVWWDAYAPHPIHGMDRAMHLPKSRVSFFVLMGGLLGLLIGLAMVTATSIPRPAFLHSRTTSQLQGLFYATVVQGKPYFSLPAFVPILLEMTILFAAFSAFLAAVLLSRLPRPHHPVWNWQELSRRATDDGFFLVIEARDPAFSPLESWQFLERLGGKQITYIPR is encoded by the coding sequence ATGAAGATGCCGAAGGTGGAGAACACGATCGATCGGGCGGAAAGCGGGCGGGCCATGCTCGCGCGTCCCGAGCTCGTGCTCAACGGTCGGGACGCCTCCTGGGTGAACGACGCGGTCTGCTCCGTGCTGGAAAAGCCGGCTCCTCTCTGGTGGTGGCTGGGAGCGGTGGCCTTCGGACTGCTGGCGGGGGCGGTCCCGCTGGTTGTCGTCTATTTCATCAGCACGGGTCTGGGCGTTTGGGGGCTGCAGAGCCCGGTCTTCTGGGGCATCGCGATCCTCAATTTCGTTTTCTGGATCGAGATCGGGCATGCCGGCACCTTGATCTCGGCGATCCTGCTCTTCACCCGCCAACGGTGGCGGAACTCCGTGAACCGGGCTGCGGAGGCGATGACCATCTTCGCGGTGCTCTGCGCGGCGGTCTTCCCACTTTTCCACATCGGCCGCCAATGGATGTTCTGGTACATGGTTCCGGTCCCGGAGTCCTACGCGGTCTGGCAGAACTTTCGTGCTCCGCTTCTTTGGGACGAATTCGCCGTGGGCACCTATTTTACGGTCTCTTGCCTGTTCTGGTATTTCGGGCTGCTTCCCGACATCGCCTCCCTTCGGGATCGGGCGACCACCCTATGGAAGAAGCGCCTCTATCACGTGCTCTGCTGGGGATGGACTGGTTCCCTCCGCGCGTGGCACCACTATGAAGCGGGATATCTCTGCCTGGCCGGCGTGGTGAGCGTGCTGGTGATCTCCGTCGCCTCGGTGGTCTCGACCGACTTCGCCACCACCCTTGTGCCCGGATGGCACACCACCATCTTCCCGCCCGATTTCATTACCGGAGCGATCTTCAGCGGATTTGCGATGATCGTGACGCTCATGGTGCCGCTCCGGGCCGCTTATCCTCAGCTCAAGGATATGATCACGGAGAAGCACCTGGACAACATGGCGAAGATCCTCTTGGCGACAGGATCGCTTGTCGGCTACTCCTATCTCATCGAGCTCTTCATGGCCTGGTATGGAGCCAATCCCTTCGAACGATACACATTTTGGAATCGGATTACCGGCCCGGATGCGTCCACGTACTTCTTCATGTTCGGTTTCAATGTCGTCCTTCCGCAAATCTTCTGGTTTCGACGCTGCCGAATCCAACCTTGGATTCTCTGGACGGCTTCGATACTCATCAACGTGGGCATGTGGTTCGAGCGCTACTCGATCATCATCGTCAGCCTCGAGCGGGACTTTCTGCCCTCCTCCTGGCGCCACTATCTGCCGACCTGGGTGGATTGGGGGCTCTTCTTCGGAAGCGTCGGCCTCTTTTTCTTCCTTTTCCTGCTCTTTCTTCGGGTCTTGCCTGCGATTTCGATCGCCGAGATCAAGACCCTGCTGAGCGGGCCGCGGCGCCGGCGGATACCCGAGCCGGAGCCTCGGCAGGCGATGCGACCCCCGCGAGGCGAGATCTACGGATTGGGAGCCGAGTTTTCTTCCGAAGAGGAGCTGCGGAGAGCGAGCGAGGAGACCCGGCGGAAGGGATACGTCTGGTGGGACGCCTATGCGCCCCATCCGATTCACGGAATGGATCGGGCCATGCACCTTCCCAAGTCCCGCGTTTCCTTCTTCGTGCTTATGGGAGGTTTGCTCGGTCTTTTGATCGGTCTGGCCATGGTGACGGCCACCTCGATTCCGCGGCCGGCATTCCTCCACAGCCGGACGACGAGCCAGCTGCAGGGCCTCTTTTACGCGACCGTCGTCCAAGGAAAGCCCTATTTCAGCCTCCCCGCCTTCGTCCCCATATTGTTGGAGATGACCATTCTTTTTGCCGCGTTCAGCGCCTTTTTGGCGGCCGTACTTCTCTCCCGTCTCCCGCGACCGCATCATCCGGTGTGGAATTGGCAGGAACTCTCTCGGCGGGCGACCGACGATGGATTTTTTCTGGTGATCGAAGCCCGGGATCCCGCTTTCTCACCGCTGGAGAGCTGGCAATTCCTGGAGCGCTTGGGAGGGAAACAAATCACCTATATTCCGCGATAG
- a CDS encoding cytochrome c, which produces MNHESDPQKLPPTDSPRERIPCSFIVFASWIILLAIAYFLRYNGGFRCDVYDASGLLAGWTPTAPGSAARTANAPGGEEPKPAAVDPVALGREQYQANCAACHQPNGQGMTGQFPPVAGSEWVDGDARVLAAIVLGGLQGPVKVAGAEYNGMMPAWKTVLTDEKIAAILTFLRQSWGNHASPVGEQEVKAVRAQLGGHSGPWKVEELRDLSAGKAEKKGP; this is translated from the coding sequence ATGAACCACGAATCCGATCCGCAAAAGCTTCCGCCGACGGATTCGCCGCGGGAGAGAATCCCGTGTTCCTTTATCGTGTTCGCATCGTGGATCATTCTCCTCGCGATCGCCTATTTCCTCCGGTACAACGGCGGCTTCCGCTGCGACGTCTACGATGCGAGCGGGCTGCTGGCAGGCTGGACGCCCACGGCCCCGGGATCCGCCGCACGGACGGCCAATGCTCCGGGGGGGGAGGAGCCGAAGCCGGCGGCCGTCGATCCCGTCGCCCTCGGCCGGGAGCAGTACCAAGCGAATTGCGCCGCCTGCCATCAACCCAACGGGCAGGGAATGACCGGCCAGTTTCCCCCGGTCGCCGGCTCGGAATGGGTCGATGGCGATGCCCGGGTGTTGGCGGCTATCGTGCTCGGAGGGCTCCAGGGGCCGGTCAAGGTCGCGGGGGCTGAATACAACGGGATGATGCCCGCCTGGAAGACGGTGTTGACCGATGAGAAGATCGCCGCCATCTTGACCTTCCTGCGCCAATCGTGGGGGAACCATGCCTCCCCTGTCGGCGAACAGGAGGTAAAAGCGGTGCGCGCCCAATTGGGCGGGCATTCCGGGCCGTGGAAGGTCGAAGAGCTTCGGGATCTATCGGCGGGGAAGGCGGAAAAGAAAGGCCCGTAG